A window from Actimicrobium sp. CCC2.4 encodes these proteins:
- a CDS encoding aspartate aminotransferase family protein, protein MLNTDHFWMPFTANRQFKSKPRMLVAASGMHYTTDDGRQILDGTAGLWCSNAGHCHPKITEAIRRQAGEMDFAPVFQMGHPKAFEAATALVSLAPEGLNRVFFCNDGSEAVDSALKIALAYHRVRGDGMRHRLIGRERGYHGVGFGGISVGGIAGNRKHFGPGLPAVDHLRHPLDISKNAFSKGLPEHGAEMADELEQRLLALHDPATVAAVIIEPLQGSTGVILPPKGYLQKIRAICDKYGILLIFDEVITGFGRLGTPFGADYFGVVPDMIVCAKGLTNATVPMGAVIVRQDVHDTFMSMAPENAIEFYHGYTYTGHPLAAAAAVATIDVYKSEHLFERAAAMAPYFEQAAHSLKGLPYVKDIRNLGLVCGIELDGVAGKPGMRAFDVFLKAFWEKGVLIRTTGDIIALSPPLIIDKPQIDQLFGAIGAILKSQKTVPDVEEMTV, encoded by the coding sequence ATGCTCAACACCGACCATTTCTGGATGCCGTTTACCGCCAATCGCCAGTTCAAGTCCAAACCGCGGATGCTGGTCGCCGCCTCCGGCATGCATTACACAACTGACGATGGCCGCCAGATCCTCGATGGCACCGCTGGCCTGTGGTGCAGCAATGCCGGTCACTGTCATCCGAAAATCACCGAAGCCATCCGCCGCCAGGCCGGCGAAATGGACTTCGCACCAGTGTTCCAGATGGGTCACCCGAAAGCCTTCGAGGCAGCCACGGCGCTGGTGTCGCTGGCACCGGAAGGATTGAACCGGGTCTTCTTTTGCAATGACGGCTCAGAAGCAGTCGACTCGGCACTGAAGATCGCATTGGCGTATCACCGTGTCCGTGGCGATGGCATGCGGCACCGGCTGATCGGCCGCGAACGCGGTTATCACGGCGTCGGTTTCGGCGGTATTTCAGTCGGCGGGATTGCCGGCAACCGCAAGCATTTCGGCCCCGGCTTGCCAGCGGTCGACCATCTGCGCCATCCGCTTGATATCAGCAAGAATGCGTTTTCAAAAGGCTTGCCGGAACATGGTGCCGAGATGGCCGACGAGCTCGAACAGCGCCTGCTGGCGCTGCACGATCCGGCCACCGTGGCAGCAGTCATCATCGAACCGTTGCAAGGCTCGACCGGCGTGATCCTGCCGCCAAAAGGCTATCTGCAAAAGATCCGTGCGATCTGCGATAAATACGGCATCCTGCTGATCTTCGATGAAGTCATCACGGGCTTCGGGCGACTCGGCACGCCGTTCGGTGCCGATTATTTCGGCGTCGTGCCGGACATGATCGTCTGCGCCAAAGGCCTGACCAACGCCACGGTGCCGATGGGTGCGGTCATCGTGCGCCAGGATGTCCATGACACCTTCATGAGCATGGCCCCCGAAAATGCGATCGAGTTCTATCACGGCTATACCTACACCGGCCATCCGCTGGCGGCGGCTGCAGCGGTGGCCACCATCGACGTATATAAATCCGAGCACCTGTTCGAGCGCGCCGCCGCGATGGCACCGTATTTCGAACAGGCGGCGCACAGCCTGAAAGGCTTGCCCTACGTGAAAGACATCCGCAACCTCGGCCTGGTCTGCGGCATCGAACTCGATGGCGTCGCCGGCAAGCCGGGCATGCGTGCGTTCGATGTGTTTCTGAAAGCCTTCTGGGAAAAAGGCGTACTGATCCGCACCACCGGCGACATCATTGCGCTGTCGCCACCGCTGATCATCGACAAGCCGCAGATCGATCAGCTATTCGGTGCGATAGGCGCAATCCTCAAGAGCCAGAAGACCGTGCCGGATGTCGAAGAAATGACGGTCTGA
- a CDS encoding DMT family transporter gives MFSLLNHRRAVLLMIIAAVLWSSAGVMTRQLDAARGFEVTFWRSFFAAVFVVGALRWQQRGRVLTKLRNLGPVGLVSGAMWATMFCCFMIALTMTTVANTLIVLSVAPLLTALLAWLLLHQRIASRTWLAIAVACVGIGWMFSSGVSHVSGTSLIGMGIAFGAPLAASVNFILLKKAGAQVDLIPAVLVGATLSALAMLPFSWPMQASLHDVAILAGLGFFQLGLPCMMVVTASRALSAPEMSLLALVEVLLGPVWAWLGAGEIPATDTLVGGALVIAALVFNELVALRRPAAVA, from the coding sequence ATGTTTTCGCTGTTGAATCACCGCCGTGCCGTCTTGCTGATGATCATTGCCGCTGTCTTGTGGAGTAGCGCTGGCGTCATGACGCGCCAGCTCGACGCGGCGCGCGGCTTTGAAGTGACCTTCTGGCGCAGCTTTTTTGCTGCCGTGTTTGTGGTGGGCGCATTGCGGTGGCAGCAGCGCGGCCGCGTGCTGACTAAGCTGCGCAATCTGGGACCGGTCGGGCTGGTGTCCGGTGCGATGTGGGCTACGATGTTTTGCTGCTTCATGATTGCATTGACGATGACCACGGTTGCCAACACCCTGATCGTGCTCAGCGTCGCGCCGCTGCTGACCGCCTTGCTAGCCTGGCTGTTGCTGCACCAGCGCATCGCGTCGCGTACCTGGCTGGCAATCGCGGTGGCCTGTGTTGGCATCGGGTGGATGTTTTCGAGTGGTGTCTCGCACGTTAGCGGTACCTCGTTAATCGGCATGGGGATCGCGTTTGGCGCACCGCTGGCGGCCTCGGTTAATTTTATTTTGCTCAAGAAGGCCGGGGCGCAAGTCGATCTGATTCCGGCTGTGCTGGTGGGGGCCACTTTATCGGCATTGGCGATGTTACCGTTCAGCTGGCCGATGCAGGCATCGCTGCATGATGTCGCGATCCTGGCCGGCCTCGGATTTTTTCAGCTCGGGCTGCCGTGCATGATGGTAGTGACGGCATCGCGGGCGTTATCGGCGCCGGAAATGTCTTTACTGGCGTTGGTCGAGGTATTGCTGGGCCCGGTCTGGGCCTGGCTCGGTGCCGGTGAAATCCCGGCAACCGACACACTGGTTGGCGGCGCGCTGGTGATCGCCGCACTGGTGTTCAACGAGCTGGTCGCATTGCGTCGACCAGCCGCGGTTGCCTGA
- the typA gene encoding translational GTPase TypA, producing the protein MSNTKRAIRNIAIIAHVDHGKTTLVDKLLRQSGTFRDNQQVDARVMDSNDLEKERGITILSKNCAVEYEGTHINIVDTPGHADFGGEVERVLSMVDSVLLLVDAQEGPMPQTRFVTRKALALGLKPIVVVNKIDRPGARPEWAINATFELFDKLGATEEQLDFPVVFASALNGYSSLDSTVRDGDMKPLFDAILRHVPAREDDQDGPLQLQISSLDYSSYVGKIGIGRITRGRVRGLQDVIIMDGPDGVPRKARVNQVLNFKGLDRVLVDEAVAGDIVLINGIDELGIGTTVCAPDMPDALPMLTVDEPTLTMNFMVNNSPLAGREGKFVTSRQLRERLDRELKANVALRVAPTDDDTIFEVSGRGELHLTILIENMRREGFELAVSRPRVVFKMVDGVRHEPFELLSVDVEEVNQGGVMEELGRRRGDLQNMESDGKGRVRLEYRIPARGLIGFQGEFMTLTRGTGLMSHIFDEYAPVDNTRGEMASRRNGVLVSQDDGAAVAYALWKLQDRGRMFVVHNDPVYEGMIIGIHSRDNDLVVNPIKGKQLTNVRSSGTDEAVRLVPPIQMSLEYAVEFIDDDELVEITPKSIRLRKRYLKEADRKKASRDA; encoded by the coding sequence ATGTCAAATACAAAACGCGCCATCCGTAACATCGCCATCATCGCTCACGTTGACCATGGCAAAACCACCCTCGTTGACAAGTTGCTGCGTCAGTCGGGTACCTTCCGCGATAACCAGCAAGTCGATGCACGCGTGATGGACTCCAATGACCTCGAAAAAGAACGTGGCATCACGATTCTGTCGAAAAATTGCGCCGTCGAGTATGAAGGCACTCACATCAACATCGTTGACACCCCGGGCCATGCCGACTTCGGTGGTGAAGTCGAGCGCGTCCTGTCGATGGTCGACAGTGTGCTGCTGCTGGTCGATGCACAGGAAGGTCCGATGCCGCAAACGCGTTTCGTGACCCGCAAGGCACTGGCGCTGGGCCTGAAGCCTATCGTTGTCGTCAACAAGATCGATCGTCCGGGCGCCCGTCCTGAATGGGCCATCAACGCCACCTTCGAATTGTTCGACAAGCTCGGTGCGACCGAAGAGCAACTCGATTTCCCTGTCGTGTTCGCTTCCGCACTGAACGGTTATTCGAGCCTCGACTCGACCGTCCGTGACGGCGACATGAAGCCACTGTTCGACGCTATCCTGCGCCACGTGCCAGCGCGCGAAGATGACCAGGACGGTCCGCTGCAGCTGCAAATTTCTTCCCTTGATTATTCGTCGTACGTCGGCAAGATCGGCATTGGCCGCATCACCCGCGGTCGCGTGCGCGGCCTGCAAGACGTCATCATCATGGACGGCCCGGACGGCGTGCCACGCAAGGCCCGCGTCAATCAAGTCCTGAACTTCAAAGGTCTCGATCGCGTGCTGGTCGACGAAGCCGTTGCCGGCGATATCGTCCTGATCAACGGTATCGACGAACTCGGTATCGGCACCACGGTGTGCGCTCCTGACATGCCGGATGCATTGCCGATGCTGACCGTCGACGAGCCAACCCTGACGATGAACTTCATGGTCAACAACTCGCCACTGGCTGGCCGTGAAGGCAAGTTCGTCACCAGCCGTCAGTTGCGCGAGCGTCTTGACCGCGAACTGAAAGCCAACGTTGCCTTGCGCGTTGCGCCTACCGACGACGATACGATTTTCGAAGTCTCGGGTCGCGGCGAATTGCACCTGACCATCCTGATCGAAAACATGCGTCGCGAAGGTTTCGAGCTGGCGGTTTCGCGTCCGCGCGTCGTGTTCAAGATGGTCGACGGCGTGCGTCATGAGCCGTTTGAACTGCTGTCGGTTGATGTCGAAGAAGTCAACCAGGGCGGCGTCATGGAAGAGCTGGGTCGTCGTCGCGGCGATCTGCAGAACATGGAATCCGATGGTAAAGGTCGCGTGCGTCTTGAATACCGTATCCCGGCCCGTGGCCTGATCGGTTTCCAGGGCGAGTTCATGACCCTGACCCGCGGTACCGGCTTGATGAGCCATATTTTTGACGAGTACGCACCGGTCGACAACACTCGTGGCGAAATGGCTTCCCGTCGTAACGGCGTACTGGTCTCGCAAGATGACGGCGCTGCCGTTGCCTACGCGCTCTGGAAACTGCAGGATCGCGGCCGTATGTTTGTGGTTCATAACGACCCGGTGTACGAAGGCATGATTATCGGTATCCACTCCCGTGACAATGACCTGGTCGTCAACCCGATCAAGGGCAAGCAATTGACCAACGTGCGTTCGTCGGGTACCGATGAAGCCGTGCGCCTGGTCCCGCCTATCCAGATGTCGCTGGAATACGCTGTCGAATTCATCGATGACGATGAACTGGTCGAAATCACGCCGAAGAGCATTCGTCTGCGTAAGCGTTACCTGAAAGAAGCTGACCGCAAGAAAGCATCGCGCGACGCGTAA
- a CDS encoding PDDEXK nuclease domain-containing protein yields MNDQAVGLTPPPEGYTDWLTELKSRIHTAQQRATLAVNRELVLLYWQIGRDILTRQAAQGWGAKVIERLALDLRAAFPEMKGFSPRNLKYMRAFAEAWPDAQFVQQAAAQLPWGHNLVLLDKLPGPETRRWYAAKAIEHNWSRNILAMQIDARLLERTGAAVTNFSTSLPKPQSDLARESLKDPYRFDFLGLTDKAREREIEIALIKHVTDFLLELGAGFAFVGRQVLLDVGGDEFFIDLLFYHLKLRCYVVIEIKGGKFKPDHLGQLGFYLTAVDAQIKHPQDGPTIGLLLCTSKNKVVAEYALRNTAQPLGVAEYKLLESLPAELQTSLPSIEQIERELAGSDDAP; encoded by the coding sequence ATGAACGATCAAGCTGTTGGTCTGACACCGCCTCCCGAGGGCTATACCGATTGGCTCACCGAACTGAAAAGCCGCATCCACACCGCACAACAGCGCGCCACGCTCGCGGTCAATCGGGAGCTGGTGCTGCTGTACTGGCAGATCGGACGGGATATTCTGACGCGGCAAGCGGCGCAGGGATGGGGTGCCAAAGTGATCGAGCGACTGGCGCTGGATTTGCGCGCAGCCTTTCCGGAGATGAAAGGATTTTCACCGCGCAATCTCAAGTACATGCGTGCTTTTGCAGAGGCGTGGCCGGATGCGCAATTTGTGCAGCAAGCTGCTGCACAATTGCCATGGGGTCACAATTTAGTGTTACTGGACAAACTGCCCGGTCCGGAAACCCGCCGCTGGTATGCCGCAAAAGCCATCGAACACAACTGGTCCCGCAATATTCTGGCCATGCAAATCGACGCCCGACTGCTGGAACGTACAGGAGCTGCCGTCACCAACTTCAGTACCAGCCTGCCCAAACCGCAGTCCGATCTGGCCCGCGAATCACTGAAAGACCCCTACCGTTTTGACTTTCTGGGACTGACCGACAAGGCGCGCGAACGCGAGATCGAAATCGCCCTGATCAAACATGTCACCGATTTTTTACTGGAACTGGGCGCCGGCTTTGCCTTCGTCGGAAGACAGGTGCTGCTGGATGTGGGAGGTGACGAATTCTTCATCGACCTGCTGTTCTACCATCTGAAGTTGCGCTGCTATGTGGTAATCGAAATCAAGGGCGGCAAGTTCAAGCCGGACCATCTCGGCCAGCTGGGGTTTTATCTCACTGCCGTCGACGCCCAGATCAAGCATCCGCAGGACGGCCCGACGATTGGTCTGTTGCTCTGCACGAGCAAGAACAAGGTGGTCGCTGAATACGCGCTGCGCAACACTGCCCAGCCGCTCGGCGTGGCCGAATACAAGCTGCTGGAATCCTTGCCTGCGGAATTACAAACCAGCTTGCCCAGCATTGAACAAATCGAGCGCGAACTTGCCGGTAGCGACGACGCCCCATAA